A DNA window from Lagenorhynchus albirostris chromosome 5, mLagAlb1.1, whole genome shotgun sequence contains the following coding sequences:
- the LOC132521192 gene encoding glycine cleavage system H protein, mitochondrial-like has translation MRYHSISCVNISIVSLKEVLKKELQRCCAETRCTPANTMLRAAQSVRAISAPSVPCPPLPWGLQAGAVRALHTGPALLSGRKFTDKREWVTTENGVGTVAISNFAQEALGDVVYCSLPEVGTKLNKQEEFVALESGKAASELSSPLSGEVTEINEALAENPGLVNRSCYEDGWLIKMTLSNPSELDELMSEEAYEKYIKSIEE, from the coding sequence ATGAGATATCACAGCATTTCCTGTGTAAATATTTCAATAGTATCCTTAAAAGAAGTCTTAAAAAAAGAACTGCAGAGGTGCTGCGCGGAGACCCGCTGCACCCCTGCGAACACGATGCTGCGAGCAGCGCAGAGCGTGCGGGCCATCTCTGCGCCCAGCGTGCCCTGCCCACCGCTGCCCTGGGGACTGCAGGCAGGCGCCGTCCGGGCGCTGCACACTGGACCCGCTCTGCTGTCAGGTCGTAAATTCACAGACAAACGTGAATGGGTAACAACAGAAAACGGTGTTGGAACAGTGGCAATCAGCAATTTTGCACAGGAAGCTTTGGGAGATGTTGTTTACTGTAGTCTGCCTGAAGTTGGGACAAAATTGAACAAACAAGAGGAATTTGTTGCTTTGGAAAGTGGGAAAGCTGCTAGTGAACTCTCTTCTCCTCTATCAGGAGAAGTAACTGAAATTAATGAAGCTCTAGCAGAAAATCCAGGACTTGTCAACAGATCTTGTTATGAAGATGGTTGGCTGATCAAGATGACACTCAGTAACCCTTCAGAACTAGATGAACTAATGAGTGAAGAAGCAtatgagaaatacataaaatctatTGAGGAGTGA